AAGGCCGCATGGTCCAGCGGATGCACGCGCGCGCCGACGCGGCCGAAGCGGTTGTCGGCACTATTCAGCATCTCGTTGACCAGGGCCACATGCTCGGACTCGCCGCCGATCGGCGCGCCGTCCTCGCAGTCCAGCGTGATGTCGAACACCGGGCCCATCTCGGCCTGCAGCTCCAGGCTCTTCTTCATGCGGACCTCGACGCCGCAGTAATGGTCCACCACCGGCAGGATGGTGGCGGCATCGCCTTCTTCGAACAGGGCCAGCTTGGGGTGCAGTGCGTTGCTCATGACATCGGAGACGAAAAGAAAAAGGGCCGGCAAGGCCGGCCCTCTGAGTGTGTCGAAACACGACTGACTTCGCCAGTCGTGTTTTTGCTCAATCGAGCGGCGACTTACAGCAGGTGCTTGACGCCGTCCTGCTCGTCGGTCAGTTCCTTCAGGGTCTTGTTGATGCACTCTTGCGAGAAGGCATCGATCTCCAGGCCCTGGACGATCTTGTACTCGCCGCCTTCGCAGGTGACGGGGTAGCCGAACATGACTTCCTTCGGGATGCCGTAGGAGCCGTCGGACGGGATGCCCATCGTGACCCACTTGCCGTTGGTGCCCAGGGCCCAGTCGCGCATATGGTCGATCGCGGCGTTGGCGGCCGAGGCGGCCGAGCTCAGGCCGCGGGCGGCGATGATGGCGGCGCCGCGCTTGCCCACGGTCGGCAGGAAGGTGTCGCGGTTCCAGGCTTCATCGTTGATCAGGGCCTTGACGCCCTGGCCGTCGATGGTGGCGAAGCGGTAGTCGGCGTACATGGTCGGCGAGTGGTTGCCCCACACGGCCAGCTTCTCGATCGAGCCGACGGCCTTGCCGGTCTTGGCGGCGATCTGCGAGGCGGCGCGATTGT
This genomic stretch from Roseateles sp. DAIF2 harbors:
- a CDS encoding malate dehydrogenase, giving the protein MSNKKPVRVAVTGAAGQIGYALLFRIASGEMLGKDQPVILQLLEIPDEKAQNALKGVIMELEDCAFPLLAGIEAHSDPMTAFKDTDYALLVGARPRGPGMERADLLAANAQIFTVQGKALNAVASRNVRVLVVGNPANTNAYIAMKSAPDLPAKNFTAMLRLDHNRAASQIAAKTGKAVGSIEKLAVWGNHSPTMYADYRFATIDGQGVKALINDEAWNRDTFLPTVGKRGAAIIAARGLSSAASAANAAIDHMRDWALGTNGKWVTMGIPSDGSYGIPKEVMFGYPVTCEGGEYKIVQGLEIDAFSQECINKTLKELTDEQDGVKHLL